In one Candidatus Nitronereus thalassa genomic region, the following are encoded:
- a CDS encoding MotA/TolQ/ExbB proton channel family protein: protein MFSSNPLETLGSLGPVSIFVLLTLLLFSVSSWGIIAYKWRMFRTSDLEESQFLQAFECSTLNRKELANLKKTANVLSQSSSGAVLVGVINKVDQHRDFVERQDLIGDQRGRRWPDRQYLEKVVQYIVQGQINHQESYLPFLATTGNITPFIGLFGTVVGVMNAFREIGVQGSASIAAVAPGVAEALVATAAGLFAAIPAVVAYNYFLTKIRKSAYRVEAFSIEFLNALDELSNRVDEAEVVR from the coding sequence ATGTTCTCTAGTAATCCTTTGGAAACGCTTGGATCTCTTGGACCAGTTTCAATTTTTGTCTTGTTGACCCTCCTGTTGTTCTCGGTATCTTCATGGGGGATTATTGCCTATAAATGGAGAATGTTTCGCACAAGCGATCTGGAAGAGTCCCAATTTCTTCAAGCCTTTGAGTGTTCGACTCTTAATAGGAAGGAGTTGGCAAATTTAAAGAAAACCGCGAATGTGCTTTCGCAAAGTTCAAGCGGAGCCGTCTTAGTTGGAGTCATCAATAAAGTCGATCAACATCGAGATTTCGTGGAAAGACAAGATCTTATAGGGGATCAGCGAGGCCGGCGATGGCCAGACCGCCAATATCTTGAAAAAGTGGTACAGTACATCGTGCAAGGTCAAATTAATCATCAAGAAAGTTACCTTCCCTTTTTGGCCACCACAGGGAACATCACTCCCTTTATCGGATTATTTGGGACCGTGGTGGGGGTAATGAATGCGTTTCGAGAAATTGGAGTCCAAGGATCTGCCAGCATTGCTGCAGTTGCCCCGGGTGTCGCGGAAGCACTGGTCGCCACTGCCGCCGGGTTATTCGCGGCGATACCCGCCGTGGTTGCCTATAATTATTTTTTGACAAAGATTCGAAAAAGTGCCTATCGCGTCGAAGCGTTTAGTATTGAATTTCTCAATGCTTTGGATGAGCTGTCTAACAGGGTCGATGAGGCTGAAGTCGTCCGGTGA
- a CDS encoding tetratricopeptide repeat protein → MSFRIRDTSRSFSSEHPELLSRSERIWLFAEQHRGAVISGVLLICVVMMAIGGIFWWQQQQEKEALAMEHQAGQLYLDRSLDDPDKAKENLNKASALYELILEKYPNTSSAELAWYFLGNARAESENYTGAIEAYEKYISSFRDNPALLGLVYQRLGSAYILNGQRQKGMETYSQALNVTGTLNKDQIIFEMAKLEEAENQTEQALTHFKQLQDEYPASPYVNEAIMRIRVLEPPKEIPEAKEENAAGTEVPAAEQKD, encoded by the coding sequence ATGAGTTTCAGAATTCGAGATACCAGTCGATCGTTTTCCTCCGAACATCCGGAGTTGTTGTCCCGCTCTGAACGAATTTGGCTATTTGCCGAGCAACACCGTGGTGCGGTGATTTCGGGAGTCTTGCTGATCTGTGTCGTGATGATGGCAATCGGCGGTATATTTTGGTGGCAACAACAACAAGAGAAAGAAGCCCTCGCAATGGAACATCAGGCTGGGCAATTATACCTGGACCGTTCGTTAGACGATCCTGACAAGGCAAAGGAAAATCTGAACAAGGCCAGTGCCCTCTACGAACTAATCCTTGAGAAATATCCTAATACATCAAGTGCTGAGCTGGCATGGTATTTTTTGGGCAATGCCCGCGCAGAAAGCGAAAACTATACTGGTGCCATTGAAGCCTATGAAAAGTATATTTCTTCATTCCGGGATAATCCGGCCCTTCTCGGTCTGGTATATCAGCGATTGGGGTCAGCCTATATCCTCAATGGACAGCGGCAAAAGGGTATGGAAACCTATTCTCAGGCACTGAATGTCACCGGAACACTCAATAAAGATCAAATCATTTTTGAAATGGCAAAACTCGAGGAAGCCGAGAATCAGACAGAACAGGCACTGACGCATTTCAAGCAACTCCAAGATGAATACCCGGCTTCACCCTATGTCAATGAAGCCATCATGCGTATTCGGGTGCTTGAACCACCAAAGGAAATTCCTGAAGCCAAAGAAGAGAATGCCGCCGGAACCGAAGTGCCGGCAGCAGAACAGAAAGACTAA
- a CDS encoding ExbD/TolR family protein: MFESRHRRFLSEINIIPLVDVVLVLLVIFMVTAPMLHRGIDITLPRSSSNTITPDERLIISIEPDEAIYVGKDRVTIISLRKRLHEARATNPMVSVYLRADSKIPYGRIVQVMDEVKRVGIEKLGMVTNPKGTQLEEESIDLS; encoded by the coding sequence ATGTTTGAATCCCGTCATCGCCGTTTTTTATCTGAAATCAACATTATCCCGCTAGTGGATGTGGTGCTTGTTTTGTTGGTGATCTTTATGGTCACTGCGCCCATGCTTCATAGAGGGATTGATATCACCCTCCCTCGTTCTTCTTCCAATACAATTACTCCTGATGAGCGGCTCATTATTTCCATTGAACCTGACGAAGCAATCTATGTTGGAAAAGATCGTGTCACAATTATTAGTTTACGCAAACGCCTTCATGAAGCGAGAGCGACGAATCCGATGGTGTCAGTCTATCTCCGCGCCGATAGTAAAATTCCCTATGGGCGAATCGTCCAGGTCATGGATGAGGTGAAACGGGTGGGCATTGAAAAATTAGGAATGGTGACCAACCCGAAAGGAACCCAGCTGGAGGAAGAATCCATTGACCTCTCCTAA
- a CDS encoding formylglycine-generating enzyme family protein has translation MLCRRFCLFIVLLIWGSLLENGILAPTVPAAVAAPMALEKIGKDGAPMILIPEGTFLMGVTKWARDGGRDEYPNHEVDLPAYYIDKYEVTNGRYLEFIRATGHRAPKHPRDATKDLWQRGLMPESIAQLPVINVDWFDAQAYCTWAGKRLPTEAEWEKAGKGTDDRRFPWGNVEPTHKHLNFNQKWRGEQTLVPVGIYEPGKSPYGLYDMAGNVWEWVADWYDAAYYQTSPRYNPQGPDQGTYKVLRSSGWQVETPQVRVFTRVASDPLDRNHSTGFRCGADAPKP, from the coding sequence ATGTTGTGTAGAAGGTTCTGTCTGTTTATTGTTTTACTTATTTGGGGAAGTCTTTTGGAAAACGGAATTCTTGCTCCCACTGTTCCAGCGGCGGTTGCGGCTCCAATGGCATTGGAGAAGATTGGAAAGGATGGGGCTCCTATGATTTTGATCCCTGAAGGGACCTTCTTGATGGGGGTGACAAAATGGGCGCGGGACGGTGGCCGTGATGAATATCCCAACCATGAGGTAGATCTCCCTGCGTATTATATTGATAAGTATGAAGTGACGAATGGGCGCTATTTGGAGTTTATTCGAGCTACCGGGCATCGGGCTCCCAAACATCCTCGAGATGCGACCAAAGATTTATGGCAGAGGGGACTGATGCCAGAATCCATTGCCCAGCTGCCGGTCATTAATGTCGATTGGTTTGATGCTCAAGCGTATTGCACTTGGGCAGGCAAACGACTGCCGACTGAAGCCGAATGGGAGAAGGCTGGGAAAGGGACAGACGATCGTCGATTCCCATGGGGCAATGTGGAGCCGACTCACAAGCATCTGAACTTTAATCAGAAGTGGCGGGGTGAGCAAACCCTTGTGCCGGTTGGCATTTACGAGCCGGGAAAAAGTCCCTATGGCCTTTACGATATGGCGGGGAATGTGTGGGAATGGGTGGCGGATTGGTATGATGCCGCCTATTATCAAACCAGTCCTCGGTATAATCCCCAGGGTCCTGATCAGGGAACCTACAAAGTCTTACGAAGTTCAGGGTGGCAGGTAGAGACGCCGCAGGTCCGGGTCTTTACACGGGTTGCGAGTGATCCTCTCGATCGCAATCATTCAACCGGCTTCCGGTGTGGGGCGGATGCTCCCAAACCCTAA
- a CDS encoding TonB family protein has protein sequence MSYAGHYSLLSGHLAESSAWVDDRFKRGLVASLVVHAVLLLGLMSVRFSPTIQQPLASYRVNLVTLQESTAPAPLKKTTPIKKAKISQSTTPAPSKETTPVQKTKTPPEAATPKPKIDPVPPPIVEPVRTEQVTQSIVDALESVAVPQSRDMASVPNTPVIAPTATESVREPIEEQSITMPVIPQAPKISVQQPSPKDDPPAPSVPSPGSLADTLKQAVQSVAVPQNPQRPPAQIKPSPNSKSENLASSSQSSKVEPQPKVPSRPRVADSLKQVLQSVVVPEMKQSSGAPKKNVQAVPVPNPSHQEPPLQPRKELEGIVMPSEAPQLAAVDRSKIQALLKNASREHSPNSVHENAVNQKIAKLMIPDVQAPEPHHIFSKPVESGTQNATTTLQVSGSSPEGHPYWGRVWSKIDREWVAPTVQVSSLNPLRVVLAFRIERNGAVKKLAIEQSSGNEYYDIAAKRAVLDAAPLPKFSPDMREAYYDVQFQFTVNVDS, from the coding sequence ATGTCCTATGCCGGCCACTATAGTCTTCTCTCTGGGCATTTAGCGGAATCTTCCGCATGGGTGGATGACCGATTTAAACGAGGCCTGGTGGCCTCATTGGTGGTGCATGCTGTCCTGCTTTTGGGTCTTATGAGTGTCCGTTTTTCCCCGACCATTCAACAGCCCTTGGCCTCATATCGCGTGAACCTTGTGACTCTTCAGGAGTCGACGGCGCCTGCGCCATTGAAGAAAACTACACCCATAAAAAAGGCCAAAATATCTCAATCTACGACGCCTGCGCCCTCAAAGGAAACCACACCTGTACAAAAAACCAAAACTCCTCCGGAGGCGGCAACTCCAAAGCCAAAAATTGATCCGGTACCACCTCCAATTGTCGAACCGGTTCGGACGGAACAGGTGACGCAGTCTATTGTGGATGCTCTTGAGAGTGTCGCGGTGCCCCAATCTCGGGATATGGCTTCGGTGCCCAATACTCCTGTCATAGCTCCAACGGCGACTGAATCCGTGAGAGAACCCATTGAAGAGCAGTCGATTACCATGCCAGTGATTCCTCAGGCTCCAAAAATTTCGGTGCAGCAACCGTCCCCTAAAGATGATCCGCCGGCTCCTTCAGTGCCTTCCCCTGGCTCATTGGCGGATACGCTGAAACAGGCTGTCCAGTCTGTCGCTGTTCCTCAAAATCCTCAGAGGCCACCAGCGCAGATAAAACCTTCGCCAAATTCTAAATCAGAGAACCTAGCGAGTAGTAGCCAATCGTCCAAGGTAGAACCTCAACCGAAGGTGCCCTCTCGTCCTCGGGTGGCGGATTCATTGAAACAAGTACTGCAATCGGTGGTGGTTCCGGAAATGAAACAATCTTCAGGGGCTCCAAAGAAAAATGTACAGGCGGTTCCGGTGCCTAATCCATCACACCAGGAACCCCCTTTGCAGCCACGCAAAGAGCTTGAGGGGATCGTTATGCCTTCGGAAGCTCCACAATTAGCTGCGGTGGATCGTTCCAAAATTCAGGCATTATTGAAAAACGCGTCGAGAGAGCATTCTCCAAATTCCGTTCACGAGAATGCGGTGAATCAAAAAATCGCTAAGCTCATGATTCCCGATGTTCAGGCGCCTGAACCACATCATATTTTTTCGAAACCGGTAGAGAGCGGTACACAAAATGCCACGACTACTCTCCAGGTGTCGGGCTCTTCTCCAGAGGGCCATCCGTATTGGGGACGGGTGTGGTCAAAAATTGATCGAGAGTGGGTGGCGCCGACTGTTCAGGTGAGTTCCCTCAACCCTCTTCGAGTTGTTTTGGCCTTTCGAATTGAGCGCAATGGGGCTGTAAAGAAATTGGCCATCGAACAATCATCGGGGAATGAGTATTATGATATTGCCGCGAAACGGGCGGTGTTAGATGCCGCTCCCTTGCCAAAATTTTCTCCCGATATGCGCGAGGCCTATTACGATGTACAATTTCAATTTACCGTTAATGTGGATTCCTAA
- a CDS encoding lytic transglycosylase domain-containing protein, protein MNLLKKSMVRRVISTSVVILIALPSFSFAQSNAISVSQDLLPTTQSSSLAKGDSGPNSLGATGPTPPVEEEVNEEPGLQVEGGSSEIAQSGNLKGLSTSESVKSQTRVTPIKSSVGVLTDEPQELGNQSENSLKNIPQVPLLEAGKTLRNEGLQNHQLPLPSLEVGSTPKPWRYKKLFAASSSEVEPEPELPYGEISLILNPSVERNIRYFQTVIPERFQEWLDRFSKYKPVVDQFFAELGLPRELVYLSIIESGFNPRAYSRARAAGPWQFMKGTGKTYGLRVNWYLDERRDPIKSSVAAAQHLRDLYDRFGSWPLALAAYNAGAGKISRAIRKSGTRDYWKIRRTRYIRRETREYVPKFMAATIIATNPTLFGFRAGTTSEVHQYDEVLMHDTIHLRTVAKKTGLDFEDLRRLNPELRRSITPPEKEGYFLKVPVGMGYQVENIRDELKQWVQPPPQVTWYRVRSGDSLSVIAHRFNLSMSKLKSLNNLSGNLIHVGQRLRVGEGGGQTSGEGDAKWYKVRRGDSLWTIAKRFSVSVRDLKVLNNLPSSVIRAGRMLMVSP, encoded by the coding sequence ATGAATTTGTTGAAGAAATCTATGGTAAGACGAGTTATTTCAACTTCGGTCGTGATCCTGATCGCATTGCCTTCATTTTCATTCGCACAGTCAAATGCCATTTCTGTTTCCCAAGATTTATTGCCGACCACCCAGTCCTCATCCCTGGCCAAAGGGGATTCGGGCCCAAATTCTCTTGGAGCAACTGGGCCTACTCCACCTGTCGAGGAAGAAGTAAATGAGGAACCTGGACTCCAGGTGGAAGGGGGTTCCAGTGAGATCGCTCAGTCTGGGAATTTAAAGGGACTCTCAACATCCGAGAGTGTTAAATCCCAGACTCGGGTGACCCCTATCAAATCTTCGGTAGGGGTATTAACAGATGAGCCACAAGAATTGGGAAACCAATCTGAAAATTCATTAAAAAATATTCCTCAGGTTCCATTATTGGAGGCAGGTAAAACATTACGGAATGAAGGTTTACAAAATCATCAGCTTCCTTTGCCTAGCCTGGAGGTTGGTTCTACTCCGAAACCTTGGCGCTATAAGAAACTTTTTGCCGCATCTTCCAGTGAGGTTGAGCCCGAGCCTGAACTTCCTTATGGCGAAATTTCCCTTATACTGAATCCCTCCGTTGAACGAAACATTCGTTACTTTCAAACCGTGATTCCTGAGCGTTTTCAGGAATGGCTGGATCGCTTTAGCAAATACAAACCAGTGGTTGATCAATTTTTTGCTGAGCTCGGACTGCCGAGAGAATTGGTTTACTTGTCGATCATCGAAAGTGGGTTTAATCCAAGAGCCTATTCACGGGCGCGGGCGGCAGGACCGTGGCAGTTTATGAAAGGCACGGGCAAGACCTATGGCCTTCGCGTCAATTGGTACCTTGATGAACGGCGTGATCCGATTAAGTCCTCGGTGGCAGCTGCCCAACATTTACGTGACCTCTATGACCGATTTGGATCATGGCCTTTGGCATTGGCGGCTTATAATGCTGGAGCAGGGAAAATTTCTCGGGCCATTCGAAAAAGCGGAACCCGTGATTATTGGAAAATTCGTCGAACACGGTATATTCGTCGAGAGACGCGGGAGTATGTACCAAAATTTATGGCTGCGACCATTATTGCTACAAATCCAACTTTATTTGGATTTCGCGCTGGGACGACTTCGGAGGTTCATCAATACGATGAAGTCCTTATGCATGATACGATTCATTTGCGAACCGTGGCCAAAAAAACGGGTCTAGACTTCGAAGATCTTCGGCGCCTTAATCCAGAATTGCGCCGTAGTATTACCCCTCCGGAAAAGGAAGGCTATTTTTTAAAGGTGCCCGTGGGCATGGGATATCAAGTAGAAAATATTCGGGATGAACTTAAGCAATGGGTTCAACCTCCACCTCAAGTGACATGGTATCGGGTGCGCAGTGGTGATAGCCTGTCGGTAATTGCCCATCGTTTTAATTTGAGCATGAGTAAACTCAAAAGCCTCAACAATCTCTCTGGAAACCTGATCCATGTTGGTCAACGATTGCGTGTGGGGGAAGGTGGGGGGCAAACTTCAGGAGAAGGGGACGCCAAGTGGTACAAGGTTCGTCGAGGCGATAGTCTCTGGACGATTGCGAAGCGATTCAGCGTGAGTGTGAGGGATTTGAAAGTTCTCAATAATTTGCCAAGCAGTGTGATTCGAGCCGGGCGAATGTTAATGGTAAGTCCTTAA